From the genome of Dickeya aquatica, one region includes:
- a CDS encoding chemotaxis protein: MDKFQREIEERTNLTSSNKFELLLFRLGSPTGNGPSELFGINVFKLREIVPMPTLTKAAGMKPPMLGMINIRGQIIPVIDLPAVVGCGEHTHRNILLVTEYARSTQAFAVESVDDIVRLEWSQVNTAEAGVSNTYITSIARLDNDPSSNRLALVLDVEQILHDIIPIEREIKIENVEAKTFHLKPGAMAIVAEDSKVARSMLETGLKVMNIPYLMHITGLEAWNKIKALQQEAHAEGRPISDKISFVLTDLEMPEMDGFTLTRNIKRDESLKHIPVIIHSSLSGSANEDHVRNVGADSYVAKFEINELAAAIHSVVDKVKIR; this comes from the coding sequence ATGGATAAATTTCAAAGAGAGATTGAGGAAAGAACCAATCTTACCTCGTCCAACAAGTTTGAACTGTTGTTGTTCCGTTTGGGATCGCCTACCGGTAATGGCCCCTCAGAACTGTTCGGTATCAATGTGTTCAAGCTGCGTGAAATCGTTCCGATGCCGACGTTGACCAAAGCGGCGGGGATGAAGCCACCGATGCTTGGGATGATTAATATTCGCGGGCAGATTATTCCGGTTATTGACCTTCCGGCTGTGGTGGGGTGTGGTGAACATACACACCGCAATATCCTGCTGGTTACGGAATATGCACGCAGCACGCAGGCGTTTGCGGTGGAGTCGGTTGATGACATCGTGCGTCTGGAATGGAGCCAGGTGAATACCGCTGAAGCGGGCGTCAGTAACACCTATATCACCAGTATTGCCCGACTGGATAATGACCCGTCGAGCAACCGTCTGGCGTTGGTGCTGGATGTGGAACAAATCCTGCACGACATCATTCCTATCGAGCGCGAAATCAAAATTGAGAATGTAGAGGCCAAAACCTTCCACCTTAAACCCGGTGCGATGGCGATTGTAGCGGAAGATTCCAAAGTGGCGCGCTCTATGCTGGAAACGGGGCTGAAGGTGATGAATATTCCTTACCTGATGCATATCACCGGCCTGGAAGCCTGGAACAAGATAAAAGCACTTCAGCAGGAAGCGCATGCAGAAGGCCGCCCGATTTCGGACAAGATCTCCTTTGTGCTGACCGACCTGGAAATGCCGGAGATGGATGGTTTTACACTGACGCGTAACATTAAACGCGATGAGTCGCTCAAGCACATTCCGGTGATTATTCACTCCTCGTTGTCGGGTTCCGCTAATGAAGACCATGTGCGTAATGTCGGCGCTGACTCGTATGTGGCAAAATTTGAGATAAATGAACTGGCTGCGGCGATCCACAGCGTGGTTGATAAGGTTAAAATTCGTTAA
- a CDS encoding ABC transporter ATP-binding protein, protein MSQPVLSVEHLHTAFRVKGQWCDVVRDLSFDIAARETLALVGESGCGKSVTALSIMRLLAGPEVHTRGRVCFNGIDLLGLNARAMQQIRGNAIGMVFQEPMTSLNPVMKIGQQITEVLQRHRGMDNRSARAHAVRLLEKVRIPAARARLDEYPMSFSGGMRQRVVIAIALACQPKLLIVDEPTTALDVTIQAQILGLLKALQQEEGMSMLFITHDMGVVAEMADRTLVMHQGERVELAATRQLFHAPEHPYSQSLFRALARLGDMSDSPLPRRFLLADAPAEAELENTVTPGEPVLAVRNLVKRFDVRRGWLQRVRGRIHAVESVAFSLQPGETLSLVGESGCGKSTTGRAILRLLEPTSGEVSLCGKNLLAADKAELGALRMRAQMIFQDPYESLNPRLAVGQAIAEPMIAHRLASPQQAPEKVAQLLESVGLRAEMAGRYPHQFSGGQRQRLCIARALALNPQLIIADEAVSALDMTVKAQIINLMLELQQQRGLAYLFISHDMAVVERISHRVAVMYQGEIVEIGPRQAVFNHPQHPYTRKLLAAVPVPDPKKRRHRSLLADELHSPLRPVDFTPSPRRYRQVAQGHLVLLP, encoded by the coding sequence GTGAGTCAGCCGGTCCTGAGTGTCGAGCACCTGCATACTGCCTTTCGGGTGAAGGGGCAGTGGTGCGATGTGGTGCGCGATTTGTCGTTTGACATTGCGGCCCGCGAGACGCTGGCGCTGGTGGGGGAGTCGGGCTGCGGCAAGAGTGTGACGGCGTTGTCGATTATGCGCCTGCTGGCGGGGCCGGAGGTGCACACCCGCGGGCGGGTGTGCTTTAACGGCATCGATCTCCTCGGTTTGAACGCCCGCGCGATGCAACAGATCCGCGGGAATGCTATCGGCATGGTGTTTCAGGAACCGATGACCAGCCTGAATCCGGTGATGAAGATTGGTCAGCAGATAACCGAGGTGTTGCAACGCCACCGGGGGATGGACAATCGCAGCGCCCGGGCACACGCAGTGCGGTTACTGGAAAAAGTGCGCATTCCGGCCGCTCGCGCCAGGCTTGATGAATACCCGATGAGCTTTTCCGGCGGCATGCGCCAGCGGGTAGTCATTGCGATTGCGCTGGCCTGCCAGCCTAAACTGCTAATTGTCGATGAGCCAACAACGGCGCTGGATGTGACCATTCAGGCGCAAATTCTCGGCCTGCTGAAAGCGTTGCAGCAAGAAGAGGGCATGTCGATGCTGTTTATCACCCATGATATGGGGGTAGTGGCGGAAATGGCAGACCGCACGCTGGTGATGCATCAGGGCGAGCGGGTCGAACTGGCGGCAACCCGACAACTGTTTCACGCCCCGGAGCACCCCTATAGCCAGTCACTCTTTCGTGCGCTGGCGCGGCTGGGCGACATGTCCGACAGTCCACTACCCCGGCGTTTTTTACTGGCTGATGCTCCCGCTGAAGCCGAACTTGAAAATACCGTTACGCCCGGTGAGCCGGTGCTGGCGGTGCGTAATCTGGTAAAGCGTTTTGATGTCAGGCGCGGCTGGCTACAGCGGGTCCGTGGCCGGATACATGCCGTGGAGTCGGTCGCATTTAGCCTGCAACCGGGCGAAACGCTGTCGCTGGTGGGGGAATCGGGCTGCGGGAAATCCACCACCGGGCGGGCGATTTTACGCTTGCTGGAGCCGACGTCAGGTGAAGTGTCGCTGTGTGGAAAAAACCTGCTGGCGGCGGATAAAGCCGAACTTGGCGCATTGCGCATGCGGGCACAGATGATCTTTCAAGACCCGTATGAGAGCCTTAATCCGCGGCTGGCGGTGGGCCAGGCGATTGCCGAGCCCATGATTGCTCACCGGCTGGCCTCACCACAGCAGGCTCCGGAGAAGGTGGCGCAGTTGCTGGAGTCGGTTGGGTTGCGTGCGGAGATGGCCGGGCGCTACCCGCATCAGTTCTCCGGTGGCCAGCGCCAGCGTCTGTGCATTGCCAGAGCGCTGGCGCTTAACCCGCAACTTATCATTGCCGATGAGGCGGTTTCCGCGCTGGATATGACCGTTAAAGCACAAATCATCAACCTGATGCTGGAGTTACAACAGCAACGCGGGCTGGCCTATCTGTTTATTTCGCACGATATGGCGGTGGTCGAGCGCATCAGCCATCGCGTGGCGGTGATGTATCAGGGCGAGATTGTGGAGATAGGCCCGCGTCAGGCGGTGTTTAATCACCCGCAGCATCCCTACACCCGAAAGTTACTGGCTGCGGTGCCGGTGCCTGACCCGAAAAAGCGTCGGCATCGCTCGTTGCTGGCCGATGAACTGCATAGCCCGTTACGCCCGGTGGATTTTACACCGTCGCCACGTCGTTATCGGCAGGTGGCGCAAGGGCATCTGGTGCTGTTGCCCTGA
- a CDS encoding DUF3472 domain-containing protein: MKRTLPAVTLSALMLSSSAMANFPDTQYAVHIVNFTGELADKNEEGKDDGFNKVVYPMNILSGPKKRKIYYSQAGFFQKSASSEDLYYTGLQPQDDGSVRALFSVFGKGVKKIDKHCTSDADGDPGASCAVIIPNFQLNRTYLLIAELDKQLPDKNIWVGFVIDTSNNKKTRIGSWATPVGWGKLSGNSIGFVEDFIGVNNCADIVATRVEFKPIEHYRSDGRLVDGKMNKAYGVGVCDGKVPFSSKQYHPGGLFIDINDGLSWP, from the coding sequence ATGAAAAGAACGTTACCTGCTGTTACCCTCTCCGCCCTTATGCTTAGCAGTTCCGCCATGGCCAATTTCCCTGACACACAATACGCCGTCCATATCGTTAATTTTACGGGTGAGCTGGCGGATAAAAATGAAGAGGGAAAAGATGACGGATTTAATAAAGTCGTTTACCCCATGAATATTCTTTCCGGCCCTAAAAAAAGAAAAATCTATTACTCACAGGCAGGTTTTTTCCAGAAGTCTGCTTCAAGTGAAGATCTCTATTACACCGGGCTACAGCCACAGGATGATGGCTCGGTCAGGGCATTATTTTCAGTATTTGGCAAGGGGGTAAAGAAGATAGATAAGCATTGCACTAGTGACGCAGACGGCGACCCGGGTGCGAGCTGCGCCGTTATTATTCCTAATTTTCAGCTCAACAGAACCTATTTATTGATAGCTGAACTGGATAAACAATTACCGGATAAAAACATCTGGGTCGGTTTTGTTATTGACACCAGCAATAATAAGAAAACCAGAATTGGTTCCTGGGCCACTCCCGTCGGATGGGGGAAATTATCGGGAAACTCAATCGGGTTCGTTGAGGACTTTATCGGTGTCAATAATTGTGCGGATATTGTCGCCACGCGTGTTGAGTTTAAGCCCATTGAGCACTATCGCAGTGATGGCCGTCTGGTGGACGGGAAAATGAATAAAGCGTATGGCGTCGGCGTCTGTGATGGCAAGGTGCCGTTTTCCAGTAAACAATATCACCCAGGCGGACTGTTTATTGATATTAATGATGGGCTCTCCTGGCCATAA
- a CDS encoding MarR family transcriptional regulator → MNLSTKASQPLQHEDTSDESLYPIGLLIHLLNQFKDNLLNEYFADSDITAAQFKVLICIHKGFSSPVEVSKNVMMDGGALSRMIERMVKRDLLVRQRHPDDKRQVLLALTEKGQAICLRFEQEGMMVLPTRLMARLSPDEAKTLVQLITKMLPDDIIARYFPG, encoded by the coding sequence ATGAATCTTTCGACAAAAGCGTCTCAACCTTTACAGCATGAGGATACGTCAGATGAAAGTCTGTATCCGATAGGGTTGCTTATCCATCTGCTCAACCAGTTTAAAGATAATCTGCTTAATGAGTATTTTGCTGACAGCGACATTACGGCGGCGCAGTTTAAGGTGTTGATCTGCATCCATAAAGGATTCAGCAGCCCGGTTGAGGTGAGCAAAAACGTCATGATGGATGGTGGCGCATTAAGCCGCATGATTGAGCGCATGGTAAAGCGTGATCTGCTCGTGCGTCAGCGTCATCCTGATGATAAACGCCAGGTTCTGCTGGCACTGACGGAAAAAGGGCAGGCTATCTGCCTGCGTTTTGAGCAAGAAGGGATGATGGTATTACCCACCCGTCTGATGGCACGCCTGTCGCCTGATGAAGCCAAAACGTTAGTTCAACTGATCACCAAAATGCTGCCGGATGACATCATCGCGCGTTATTTTCCCGGTTGA